A stretch of DNA from Streptomyces rubradiris:
AAGTTGACCGAGCCGTCGCGCCAGTTGGTCATGACGACGTCACGGCGCTCCCACGTCACCTCGTCGTACGGGTGCACGCCGGGGGTGGTGTGGATGCGCTCGATGCGCAGTCCCTTGCTGCCCTTGGCTCCCTTGGCGCGGGAACCTCGTGCCGGACCGCTCGCCGTCTCTGTCATGCCGCCTCCCTACGGGCGAAAACGCCCTGAAATGCCCCCGTTGTTCCCGTGGGCACATGTTTCTGTCTTGCGTCGCGGGCACCCTCAGCCGCCGCCCGCGACAGGTCTTCGTTCGCCGCCGTACGGCCGGAACCAGGTTCTCCGACCGGATTCCGGTCCGCCGGTCAGTCGGCGGCGTGCGCGGGCTCGGGAACCTGCGTGGTCCCGACCGGCCCGCGATGGTCTTCCTGGCTCCCCGCGCCGGCGTCTTCCTCGTCCGCGGCGGGGCGCGTCGCCTCCCTCAGCTCCGCGATGGCGGCCTCGAAGTCCTCGAGCGAGTCGAACGCCCGGTAGACGGAGGCGAACCGCAGATAGGCGACGAGGTCCAGCTCCTGCAAGGGGCCGAGTATGGCCAGTCCCACGTCGTGGGTGGTCAGCTCGGCACTTCCGGTCGCGCGCACCGCCTCCTCGACCCGCTGCCCGAGCTGGGCGAGCGCGTCCTCGGTGACCGGCCGCCCCTGGCACGCCTTGCGCACGCCGTTGATGACCTTGGTACGGCTGAACGGTTCGGTGACTCCGGACCGCTTCACCACCATGAGCGAGCACGTCTCCACGGTCGTGAAACGACGGGAGCAGTCAGGGCACTGGCGGCGCCTGCGGATGGACGTGCCGTCGTCGGTCGTACGGCTGTCGACCACGCGGCTGTCGGGGTGCCTGCAGAAGGGGCAGTGCATGTTCTCCAACCCTCCTCACAGCAGACTCGTCAGCCTCGCTGGACACACAGGCCTCGCGAAGCAGCCCTAAGCATAGGCGATCGGTGAGCCGTCTCCGACCGGGGGGACCACAACTTGTGGGCCGCTGTAGCCATCCAACCACTACATGTGGGGATTGACTGATTCACCAAGGCAGACACGCGTGTCGCGCCGGAACGGCGCCCCGGGGGCCGGCGGCCGACCTGCGGGGACGCGCGGTGGCGCGGCCGCGCCACCGCGCGCTCGCGGGGATACGGTGGGCGCCGCGGGGAGCGCGCGTGGCGCAGCCGCACGGAAAGGGCCCCGGCGACCGGACTGCGACATTCCGGATGGCAGACTGGGGGCGCCGCTCATGAGGCGAGCGACTCCAGCGGTGAAGAGTACAACAATGGGCGCTTTTGTCCGCCGAGCGTCGCGCCAGCTATACACCCGGACACCTGATCCCGTCAGGCGAAACGCACTTTTTCACTCGAACGTGTGTTTGGCGCAACCTTTCGAAAGCAACTACCGTTGTGCAGCAGGGAGACCATCGAGAGGGGCCGCCGTGACCACCACCGCAGACAGTGCCACCATCACCGCCCAGGACCGCTCCCAGGGCCGAGTCGAGCCGGTACACGCGATGAACGAAGCCACGAATCCCGAGGGAACCAAGCGCTCCCTGCCGGGCCGACCTCCAGGCATCCGGGCGGACAGCTCCGGACTCACCGACCGGCAGCGCCGGGTGATCGAGGTCATCAGGGACTCCGTGCAGCGGCGCGGTTACCCGCCGTCGATGCGGGAGATCGGCCAGGCCGTCGGCCTCTCCAGCACCTCCTCCGTCGCCCACCAGCTGATGGCACTGGAGCGCAAGGGCTTCCTGCGCCGCGACCCCCACCGTCCGCGCGCCTACGAGGTCCGCGGATCGGACCAGACAGTCACCGTGCAGCCCACGGACACCGCCGGCAAGCCCGCCGCGTCGTACGTCCCGCTCGTCGGCCGCATCGCCGCCGGTGGCCCCATCCTCGCGGAGGAGTCCGTCGAGGACGTCTTCCCGCTCCCCCGCCAGCTCGTCGGTGACGGCGAACTCTTCGTCCTCAAGGTCGTCGGCGACTCCATGATCGAGGCCGCGATCTGCGACGGCGACTGGGTCACCGTGCGCCGCCAGCCGGTCGCCGAGAACGGCGACATCGTGGCCGCCATGCTCGACGGCGAGGCCACCGTCAAGCGCTTCAAGCGCGAGGACGGCCACGTCTGGCTCCTCCCCCACAACGCGGCCTACGAGCCGATCCCCGGCGACGACGCGACCATCCTGGGCAAGGTCGTCGCCGTGCTGCGGCGCGTCTGACCGCCGCGGACGACGAGCCCCACCCGGCTCACTCCCTGACCGGGCCCCGGAACCCCTGCGCCGGTTCCGGGGCCCTGCCCGTTCTCCAGGCCGTCGCGGGCACCTCCTGCCCACGGGGGACCGCAGACGGTCCGCCCCCGGTCACTTCCCCTCCGTCTCCTTCGCCGCCGCGTCGATCGCCGCGAGCGACCTGCGGACCTGATTACGGTCCGTGGTGTACCAGAAGTCCGGCAGTGACGCCTTGAGGAAACCGCCGTAGCGGGCGGTCGCCAGCCGCTGGTCCAGTACGGCGACCACGCCCCGGTCCCCGGAGGCCCGGACGAGGCGGCCGGCGCCCTGCGCCATGAGCAGCGCCGCGTGCGTGGCGGCGACCGCCATGAAGCCGTTGCCGCCCGCGTCCTCCACCGCCTTCTGGCGCGCGCTCATCAGCGGATCGTCGGGGCGCGGGAACGGGATCTTGTCCATGACGACCAGCTGGCAGCTGGGGCCGGGGACGTCGACGCCCTGCCAGAGTGACAGCGTGCCGAAGAGACAGGTCTTCGGGTCGGCGGCGAAGTTCTTGATCAGCTCGCCGAGTGTCTCCTCGCCCTGGAGCAGGATCGGGAACTCGGGAACCCGGGAGCGCAGCTCCTCCGCCGCGAGCTGGGCGGCCCGCATGGACGAGAACAGGCCGAGGGTGCGCCCGCCTGCCGCCTGGATCAGCTCGGTCAGCTCGTCCAGCATGTCGGCGCGGTCACCGTCACGCGCGGGGCGGGCCAGGTGTTTGGCGACGTACAGGATGCCCTGCTTGCGGTAGTCGAACGGCGAGCCGACGTCGATACCCTTCCACTGCGGCAGGTCCTCGCCCTGCGTGCCCTCCGGGCCGAGTCCCAGGGAGGCGCCGACGCCGTTGAAGTCGCCGCCCAGCTTGAGCGTCGCCGAGGTGAGGACGACGGACCGGTCGGCGAAGAGCTTCTCCCTGAGCAGGCCGGAGACCGACATGGGGGCGACCCGCAGGGAGGCGCCGAACCGGTCGTGCCGCTCGTACCAGACGACGTCCCACTCCGAGCCGTTCACGACCCGCTCCGCCACGTCGTGGACCGTCTCCACGGAGGCCAGCGCCTGCTTGCGGACCGCGTCCTCGTCCTGGACGGACTTGTCGCGGGTCGCGCCGATGGCCGAGATCACCGTGCGGGCCGCGTCCCGCAGCTGCATCAGGGCGTAGCCGAGGTCCTCCGGGATCTCCTCCAGGCGGCCGGGAAGGGCGAGTTCCATGAGCCGCTCGAAGCCCTCGGCGGCGGTCTGGAGCTGGTCGGCGGCCTTCTCGTTGACCAGCTTGGCGGCTCGGCGCACGGCGCGGTTGACCTGCCCGGGGGTGAG
This window harbors:
- the nrdR gene encoding transcriptional regulator NrdR yields the protein MHCPFCRHPDSRVVDSRTTDDGTSIRRRRQCPDCSRRFTTVETCSLMVVKRSGVTEPFSRTKVINGVRKACQGRPVTEDALAQLGQRVEEAVRATGSAELTTHDVGLAILGPLQELDLVAYLRFASVYRAFDSLEDFEAAIAELREATRPAADEEDAGAGSQEDHRGPVGTTQVPEPAHAAD
- the lexA gene encoding transcriptional repressor LexA; this translates as MTTTADSATITAQDRSQGRVEPVHAMNEATNPEGTKRSLPGRPPGIRADSSGLTDRQRRVIEVIRDSVQRRGYPPSMREIGQAVGLSSTSSVAHQLMALERKGFLRRDPHRPRAYEVRGSDQTVTVQPTDTAGKPAASYVPLVGRIAAGGPILAEESVEDVFPLPRQLVGDGELFVLKVVGDSMIEAAICDGDWVTVRRQPVAENGDIVAAMLDGEATVKRFKREDGHVWLLPHNAAYEPIPGDDATILGKVVAVLRRV
- a CDS encoding ATP-dependent DNA helicase gives rise to the protein MTKPSLSELLHAAVAAVGGTERPGQVTMAEAVAEAIDDGSHLLVQAGTGTGKSLGYLVPALAHGERVVIATATLALQRQLVERDLPRTVDALHPLLRRRPEFAMLKGRSNYLCLHRLHEGMPQDEEEGLFDQFEAAAPTSKLGQDLLRLRDWADETEDGDRDDLTPGVSDRAWAQVSVSSRECLGASKCAYGAECFAEMARERAKLAEVVVTNHALLAIDAIEGAPVLPQHEVLIVDEAHELVSRVTGVATGELTPGQVNRAVRRAAKLVNEKAADQLQTAAEGFERLMELALPGRLEEIPEDLGYALMQLRDAARTVISAIGATRDKSVQDEDAVRKQALASVETVHDVAERVVNGSEWDVVWYERHDRFGASLRVAPMSVSGLLREKLFADRSVVLTSATLKLGGDFNGVGASLGLGPEGTQGEDLPQWKGIDVGSPFDYRKQGILYVAKHLARPARDGDRADMLDELTELIQAAGGRTLGLFSSMRAAQLAAEELRSRVPEFPILLQGEETLGELIKNFAADPKTCLFGTLSLWQGVDVPGPSCQLVVMDKIPFPRPDDPLMSARQKAVEDAGGNGFMAVAATHAALLMAQGAGRLVRASGDRGVVAVLDQRLATARYGGFLKASLPDFWYTTDRNQVRRSLAAIDAAAKETEGK